CAGGAGAGGACCACTCAGATACGGACAAGGCGCAAGTTTTTACACAATGCCGACGCAGATGAAGGTATAGGTGCCAGGCATTTGAAAGGTAAAAATCATGTATTTCAAAGGACACGCACTGCTGCTTCCGGGCATTCACAGGGCCGGCGCAGGGCACAGGAATGAAGGCCCCTCCACCCTGCCCTGGTCGTCACCTGCACGCACCTGAGGGTGCATCTGAGCCGCCCTGGGGTCTTCTGGGACTTCCGGCAGCACCTGCAGGAAAGAGGCAGGTAAATAAAGGTGGGCCCAATCAGCTTTGCAGGCAACTGGTTCTCACACCCACCTTGACTCTTTCTCCAGATGGCAgtgctggaggctggaggtccTGGAGCAGCAGCCAGGAATGGGCGCAGTCGCGGGGGACTCAGTCCAAAGGGCGCAGGGTTCAAGTAGGGAAGGAAGGGCCCAGTGGGGGCAGAGGTGAAGGGCTCAAGTAGAGGGAAAGGCAGGCTCAGAATAGATGAAGGGTCGGAGTCTGCGGGGCGCTCGGGCACGGGTGGCTCTTTGTCCAgggcagggggtggtggtgggactGGGCTCTGAGCATGCTCTGCACAAACATGCAGATGCTTGAAGAGGGAGCGGTGAGTGCGGAAGCGCAGGAGGCAATTCTCACACCTGGGGGGAGACACAGGGCTGAACTGTCTCCTAGGCAACAATAGAAAGAGGTCTAGCCACTGTTACCCAGGGACCAGGATGTgggaagggtatctaggttgaaATCTCTGTGACTCTGTGCCCTTATGGAAGTCTTGATCCTTCCCGACCTCTCCAGCTCAGAGCCTCAAGCTCTGACTTTCCTTGGGCAGCCAGTTTTCCATTTAAGAAGGGAGATGGAACAGGACAGAACCACAGCATGTATGCCCTGCCACTCCAGCTGACCCTTCGGTCACTCACATCCATCCTCCATGCACTGCTGGGGTTGGTTATGTCCCAACCTGCCCCGCCCCTCCTCCACACGGACTAGAAAGGGACCAACAGAGCAGAAGGTCGAGGTCTCACTTGAAGTAGCGATTGGGCTTGTAATGTAGCTTGCCGTGGGCCACCAGCTCCTGCATGCTGGGGAAACTCTCAGTGCAGCTCAGGGCTGAGCATCGGAAGAGTTTGCCTGGTAGAGATGAAGGGCAGGTGTGGAGTGGGGTGGTTAGGACTGACCCTGGGggggtgtctctgtctcttccaccCTAACCTGCCTACCTTCCAGTGATTGTGTGGGCGGGCAGTGGGTACGGAGATGCTGTGCCAGATCACGAatactggggaaactgaggcagcagcCAGGGCTAGAGCAGGGTATCTGTTTTACTGCGGAATAGATGGGTGTCATCAATTTTTCCTTATTGAGCCCCCATTCTCAAAGCCTTGAACAAGTTCCCCTCCCCTTACTACTAGAATAAATTGCCTGGAAAGGCTGGATAGGTTTGACTGCTACACCTGCAAAGCCTTGGTGCTCAGTAAATGGTAAGGAACCCCCTAGATGGGATACAAGGTAATTCCTGATCCTGCACCATCTCAGTCCTACCGACGGACCTATGAAGGCTCCATCACAGATCACCTGGTGCTGGACGTCGTCTGGGCAACCTCAGGTCCTCATTGGTCCCCACAGCTGTGCTGGTTGAGCCCGGCTGGCAGGTGTCTGGGGCTGGAGCGGCGACCTGCTGCGGAGGTCCTCCACGGTCCCACACTGGTGGTATGGGTGTCGGGTTAGGGCCTGGCTCCTCCACAGAGGAGAACGTGGCTGTAGCTACCGCATCTGGAGACTCCACCTCCTTGTCGGGCTCACTGGAGCTGGACTCTGCAGTGGCTAGCATGTCCGGGCTGGGCTTGGACGGTTCCTCCTGGTGCAAGAAGTGGCTAGAATAAGGCTGGGATCAGAGTCTGCCTAGGACAGAGGGAGGTCTTTCCATTCCTAAGGCCCACAAGACTCGGGGTTTCTAACTCCCTCTCACCCCCGCCAAATATTACCCAGCCATTCCACTTTCTGAGTCACCAGCAAGATGAGTTACGGGAGGTGAGGGCAGACTGTCTCCTAATTTCAGTTGCAGAAGAAAGTCTATATCAGGGATTATGCATAGAAGAGCATCGTTAACATCCCTTCTCCAACTTTGACAGGAGAAAGGCACCATAGGCGGAGGCGTGGCCTAGGAAAGTGGGCGAGGGTCCGGCCTGGGAGCAACTTGGAAAATGCAGCAGGGCCTACAATGCTGGCTGAACTAGAGCCGTGCTCAGCGCCAGGACCTGAGGTTCAGGGGCCGAGCTCGGGCAGAGTGGGCGTGGCCCAAGGGGCAGTCAGCGGCGGGCGGGGACCCGGATATAGGGGCGGGGCTGGTTGGGGTGCGCGCCGCGGGGCCGCTCCCTGTCAATTCCCGCTGCTCCTCCGTGCCCGCGT
Above is a window of Microtus pennsylvanicus isolate mMicPen1 chromosome 6, mMicPen1.hap1, whole genome shotgun sequence DNA encoding:
- the Znf414 gene encoding zinc finger protein 414 isoform X2, which codes for MLATAESSSSEPDKEVESPDAVATATFSSVEEPGPNPTPIPPVWDRGGPPQQVAAPAPDTCQPGSTSTAVGTNEDLRLPRRRPAPVKQIPCSSPGCCLSFPSIRDLAQHLRTHCPPTQSLEGKLFRCSALSCTESFPSMQELVAHGKLHYKPNRYFKCENCLLRFRTHRSLFKHLHVCAEHAQSPVPPPPPALDKEPPVPERPADSDPSSILSLPFPLLEPFTSAPTGPFLPYLNPAPFGLSPPRLRPFLAAAPGPPASSTAIWRKSQGAAGSPRRPQGGSDAPSGACR
- the Znf414 gene encoding zinc finger protein 414 isoform X1, with protein sequence MEEPSKPSPDMLATAESSSSEPDKEVESPDAVATATFSSVEEPGPNPTPIPPVWDRGGPPQQVAAPAPDTCQPGSTSTAVGTNEDLRLPRRRPAPVKQIPCSSPGCCLSFPSIRDLAQHLRTHCPPTQSLEGKLFRCSALSCTESFPSMQELVAHGKLHYKPNRYFKCENCLLRFRTHRSLFKHLHVCAEHAQSPVPPPPPALDKEPPVPERPADSDPSSILSLPFPLLEPFTSAPTGPFLPYLNPAPFGLSPPRLRPFLAAAPGPPASSTAIWRKSQGAAGSPRRPQGGSDAPSGACR